One window of Deltaproteobacteria bacterium genomic DNA carries:
- a CDS encoding CoA transferase — protein MPIPNRILEGVRIVSFTTGYAGPYAARLLAQYGAEVIKVESHPGGLDTFRHYGQGNNVNAAPRFIECNLAIRSMTVNIKHDDGKRIIKELAAKSNAVLVNFRPQVLGRLGLGDDELRKANPSIIILKLPGLGETGPKNWYGTWGFNLNAFSGMTYLWNHPGQDRPIGSQGVYPDHLGFISGPTIMMAALLRQRLTGKGSIIDVSQGEVTAYTLGVSYLESAINGVDPQPRGNQSLTAAPHGCYRCQGEERWCVVSVTSDDEWRRLCGVMGNGALADDPRFATCVERRRNSGELDAVMSEWLATQTVEDVAHRLQAAGVAAGVVQNGTDLCQDPQLRHRDYFQKYDDSPIGPFEVPRGGLLFKDQPEGEIPLTPDLGEHTGQIMRDVLGYDEATIAKWKGEGVLV, from the coding sequence ATGCCGATCCCGAACAGGATTCTCGAAGGCGTCCGGATCGTCTCGTTCACCACGGGCTACGCCGGTCCCTACGCGGCCCGGCTGCTGGCGCAGTACGGCGCCGAGGTCATCAAGGTGGAGTCCCACCCGGGCGGCCTCGACACCTTCCGGCATTACGGCCAAGGCAACAACGTCAACGCCGCGCCGCGCTTCATCGAGTGCAACCTGGCCATCCGGTCCATGACCGTCAATATCAAGCACGACGACGGCAAGCGCATCATCAAGGAGCTGGCGGCCAAGTCCAACGCCGTGCTGGTGAACTTCCGCCCACAGGTGCTGGGCCGGCTCGGCCTCGGCGACGACGAGCTGAGGAAGGCGAACCCGTCCATCATCATCCTGAAGCTGCCGGGACTGGGCGAGACCGGCCCCAAGAACTGGTACGGTACCTGGGGCTTCAACCTGAACGCCTTCAGCGGCATGACCTACCTGTGGAACCATCCCGGACAGGACCGCCCCATCGGCAGCCAGGGCGTCTACCCCGACCACCTGGGCTTCATCTCCGGCCCCACCATCATGATGGCCGCGCTGCTGCGCCAGCGCCTCACCGGCAAGGGCTCCATCATCGACGTGTCCCAGGGAGAGGTGACCGCCTATACGCTGGGCGTCAGCTACCTGGAATCCGCCATCAACGGCGTCGACCCCCAGCCCCGGGGAAACCAGAGCCTCACCGCCGCGCCCCACGGTTGCTACCGCTGCCAGGGCGAGGAGCGCTGGTGCGTGGTGTCGGTGACGAGCGACGACGAGTGGCGGCGCCTGTGCGGCGTCATGGGCAACGGGGCGCTTGCGGACGACCCTCGCTTCGCCACCTGCGTCGAGCGGCGCCGGAACTCCGGGGAGCTGGACGCGGTCATGTCCGAATGGCTCGCCACCCAGACCGTCGAGGACGTCGCCCACCGGCTCCAGGCGGCCGGCGTCGCCGCCGGCGTGGTGCAGAACGGCACCGACCTGTGCCAGGACCCCCAACTCCGCCACCGCGACTACTTCCAGAAGTACGACGACTCCCCCATCGGCCCCTTCGAGGTCCCCCGCGGCGGCCTCCTCTTCAAGGACCAGCCCGAAGGAGAAATCCCGCTCACCCCGGACCTCGGCGAGCACACCGGACAGATCATGCGGGACGTGCTGGGCTACGACGAGGCGACCATCGCCAAGTGGAAAGGGGAAGGGGTGCTGGTGTAG
- a CDS encoding ornithine cyclodeaminase family protein yields MALFLTNEEVERLVTVEDAIEVLEPTFADLGAGRLSSRPRTLNYTGLGDGEFYLYSCMDASVPRYGVHLIRMTSEHLSRKVVKGFPRRYQIPNPAGKFSGLIIMFSIEDHAPLAMFQDTVLNRTMIGATSGIAAKYLSRVDSEVMALLGAGWLAPTQVIGHCAVRPIQEIRVYCPTEEHKLALCESMEGRVSARLIPVASTEEALKGADIIACATNSYEPVFNGAMLKPGHYVGSLQVGELDDLTHETADTITARAREPATIWHMKTGETPADQLWLERWKPHWNHKLKFLGEIVEGLDQGRTSEDDITLFGGVGTGPSSGLGLQYIPAWVAYNRAREQGIGFEIPDELFLQDVHP; encoded by the coding sequence ATGGCGCTGTTCCTGACCAACGAGGAAGTAGAGCGGCTCGTCACCGTGGAGGACGCCATCGAGGTGCTGGAGCCCACCTTCGCCGATCTCGGCGCGGGCCGGCTGTCGAGCCGTCCGCGCACTCTCAACTACACCGGTCTGGGCGACGGCGAGTTCTACCTCTACTCCTGCATGGACGCCTCGGTGCCGCGCTACGGCGTGCACCTGATACGGATGACCTCGGAGCATCTGTCGCGCAAGGTGGTGAAGGGTTTCCCCCGGCGTTACCAGATCCCCAATCCCGCGGGCAAGTTCTCGGGCCTGATCATCATGTTCAGCATCGAGGACCACGCGCCGCTGGCGATGTTCCAGGACACGGTGCTCAACCGTACCATGATCGGAGCCACCAGCGGCATCGCCGCCAAGTATCTCAGCCGGGTCGACAGCGAGGTGATGGCGCTGCTGGGCGCCGGCTGGCTGGCGCCGACCCAGGTGATCGGCCATTGCGCGGTCCGGCCGATCCAGGAGATCCGGGTCTACTGCCCGACCGAAGAGCACAAGCTCGCGCTTTGCGAGTCAATGGAGGGACGGGTCTCCGCCAGGCTGATCCCGGTTGCCAGCACCGAAGAGGCGCTCAAGGGCGCCGACATCATCGCCTGCGCCACGAACTCCTACGAACCGGTATTCAACGGCGCCATGCTGAAGCCCGGCCACTACGTCGGCTCGCTCCAGGTCGGAGAGCTCGACGATCTCACCCACGAGACCGCCGACACCATCACCGCGCGAGCCCGCGAACCCGCCACCATCTGGCACATGAAAACCGGCGAGACGCCCGCCGATCAGCTATGGCTGGAGCGCTGGAAGCCCCACTGGAACCACAAGCTCAAGTTTCTGGGCGAGATCGTCGAAGGCCTCGACCAGGGACGCACCAGCGAAGATGACATCACGCTGTTCGGCGGGGTGGGGACAGGGCCTTCAAGCGGGCTGGGGCTGCAGTACATTCCGGCTTGGGTCGCTTACAACCGAGCTCGCGAGCAGGGTATCGGCTTCGAGATTCCGGATGAGCTGTTCTTGCAGGACGTGCATCCGTAA
- a CDS encoding methyltransferase domain-containing protein — translation MPEDTTTTLFFELFSGLPRQGPGDTASTLRALSLVPDVGSDTRILDVGCGTGLQTRVLARNSPASIVAIDNHPPFVDILNEEARRLGLADRLEARVGDMNRLDFADASFDLIWCEGAIYNAGVEAALRDWSRLLARGGHVAFSEVCWTQPDPPAECVSFWKGEYPAIRDVGALLTAIATCGYDTVGHFMLPRSAWWDDYYRPLEQNATAFRKHYRGRPEAQELADCTQREIDVWKAYSDYYGYAFFVARPTRAVSSARL, via the coding sequence ATGCCGGAAGACACGACCACCACCCTGTTCTTCGAGCTCTTCAGCGGGCTGCCGCGCCAGGGGCCCGGTGATACCGCCAGCACGCTCCGGGCGCTCTCCCTCGTTCCGGATGTCGGGTCCGACACCCGCATACTCGACGTCGGCTGCGGCACCGGCCTTCAGACGCGAGTGCTGGCGCGGAACTCCCCCGCGAGCATCGTGGCCATAGACAACCATCCGCCGTTCGTCGACATCCTGAACGAGGAGGCGCGCCGTCTCGGCCTCGCGGACCGTTTGGAGGCTCGCGTCGGCGACATGAACCGCCTGGATTTCGCGGACGCCTCGTTCGACCTGATCTGGTGCGAGGGCGCCATCTACAACGCGGGCGTCGAGGCCGCCCTGCGTGACTGGAGCCGCCTGCTCGCGCGTGGCGGCCATGTGGCCTTCTCCGAAGTCTGCTGGACCCAACCCGACCCGCCGGCGGAATGCGTGTCGTTCTGGAAGGGGGAATACCCTGCGATACGCGACGTGGGGGCGCTTCTGACCGCCATCGCTACATGCGGATACGACACTGTCGGGCATTTCATGCTGCCCCGGTCCGCGTGGTGGGACGACTACTACCGTCCGCTCGAACAGAACGCGACGGCGTTCCGAAAGCATTACCGCGGGCGCCCCGAGGCACAGGAACTGGCTGACTGCACTCAGCGTGAAATAGACGTCTGGAAGGCCTACTCGGACTACTACGGCTACGCGTTCTTCGTGGCGCGGCCTACTCGTGCGGTGTCTTCGGCAAGACTCTGA
- a CDS encoding Zn-ribbon domain-containing OB-fold protein — MSKSEAHDKRGRAAPRNEPFLAEVEAQPFWDNLKEHKLTVQRCNACGAFFNFPPQAMCAKCLSSDNEWVSVSGKGTVYSFVTYHRAWHPAYQDQIPYNVSLVDLDEGPRLVSNVVDIPPDEVKVGMAVEVVFEDHEGYTLPKFKPSA, encoded by the coding sequence ATGAGCAAGTCGGAAGCACATGACAAACGCGGACGCGCGGCGCCGCGCAACGAACCGTTCCTGGCGGAGGTGGAGGCCCAGCCCTTCTGGGACAACCTCAAGGAACACAAGCTGACGGTGCAGCGCTGCAACGCCTGCGGGGCCTTCTTCAACTTCCCGCCCCAGGCCATGTGCGCCAAGTGCCTGTCGTCCGACAACGAGTGGGTGTCGGTGAGCGGCAAGGGCACCGTCTACTCCTTCGTCACCTATCACCGGGCATGGCATCCGGCCTACCAGGACCAGATCCCGTACAACGTCTCGCTGGTGGACCTCGACGAGGGGCCGCGGCTCGTGAGCAACGTCGTCGACATCCCGCCGGACGAAGTGAAGGTGGGGATGGCGGTGGAGGTGGTGTTCGAGGACCACGAGGGCTACACGCTGCCGAAGTTCAAGCCGAGCGCATAG
- a CDS encoding amidohydrolase family protein: MAYTAQGRTKNFPVFDCDSHIHEPREVWDEYIPEKQRAFAKQHFYRDMDRLVMVVNGQVSYGNPKTYAYPGQGWHPGMNKKILGSIGPDDPRWDQEIGRNASQRDPRVRLKDMDASGIDQVMVFPSTFVRMPLVKNADAARICATAYNDWVNDYCAADRKRLYPCAVLPVQDVDYAVQELRRVAKLGFKSAVVRPVLVNDRYPTFPEFDPLWREFEELGLALGMHTFPSGGEAVTEAMAERMSGGTQGKSSAQRSPFPRHDVYVYSPGQFVENIMRSMGSVQPGSESLSFISEAQTWTMVVMLTGWLEKFPKLRVAILESNSSWLPLILEKAETYLDLYRFVREQAKPPQKVGDPRETFARQCYIAFESDEDITLRLWDIFEDIALWSSDMPHHDASDTWEAIDNMDKHGVPQEVQEKLLGGNARRLYGIEPELFVTDAPAEYTPTNIVPRYAG; the protein is encoded by the coding sequence ATGGCCTATACGGCACAGGGGCGCACCAAGAACTTCCCGGTCTTCGACTGCGACAGCCACATCCACGAGCCCCGGGAGGTCTGGGACGAATACATCCCGGAGAAGCAGCGGGCGTTCGCCAAGCAGCACTTCTACCGGGACATGGACCGGCTCGTGATGGTCGTGAACGGCCAGGTGAGCTACGGCAACCCCAAGACCTACGCCTATCCGGGACAGGGCTGGCACCCGGGCATGAACAAGAAGATCCTGGGCTCCATCGGCCCCGACGACCCCCGGTGGGACCAGGAGATCGGCCGCAACGCCAGCCAGCGGGACCCGCGGGTGCGCCTCAAGGACATGGACGCGTCGGGCATCGACCAAGTGATGGTGTTCCCGTCCACCTTCGTGCGCATGCCGCTGGTGAAGAACGCGGACGCGGCGCGCATCTGCGCCACCGCCTACAACGACTGGGTCAACGACTACTGCGCCGCCGACCGCAAGCGCCTCTACCCGTGCGCCGTGCTGCCGGTCCAGGACGTGGACTACGCGGTCCAGGAGCTGCGGCGCGTGGCCAAGCTGGGCTTCAAGTCCGCGGTGGTCCGGCCCGTGCTGGTCAACGACCGCTACCCCACCTTTCCCGAGTTCGATCCCTTGTGGAGAGAGTTCGAGGAGCTGGGCCTGGCCCTGGGGATGCACACCTTCCCGTCGGGCGGCGAGGCCGTCACCGAGGCCATGGCGGAACGCATGTCGGGCGGAACACAAGGCAAGAGCAGCGCCCAGCGGTCCCCCTTCCCCCGCCACGACGTCTACGTATACTCACCGGGGCAGTTCGTCGAGAACATCATGCGCAGCATGGGCTCGGTGCAGCCCGGCTCCGAGTCCCTGAGCTTCATCAGCGAGGCCCAGACCTGGACCATGGTGGTGATGCTCACGGGCTGGCTGGAGAAGTTCCCCAAACTGCGGGTGGCGATCCTGGAGTCCAACTCGAGCTGGCTGCCGCTGATCCTGGAGAAGGCCGAGACCTACCTCGACCTCTACCGCTTCGTGCGCGAGCAGGCGAAGCCGCCGCAGAAGGTCGGCGACCCGCGGGAGACCTTCGCCCGGCAGTGCTACATCGCCTTCGAGAGCGACGAGGACATCACGCTCAGGCTGTGGGACATCTTCGAGGACATCGCCCTGTGGTCGTCCGACATGCCGCACCACGACGCCTCGGACACCTGGGAAGCCATCGACAACATGGACAAGCACGGCGTGCCCCAGGAAGTGCAGGAGAAGCTCTTGGGCGGCAACGCGCGGCGGCTCTACGGCATCGAGCCCGAGCTGTTCGTGACCGATGCCCCGGCGGAATACACGCCGACGAACATCGTGCCGCGCTACGCGGGGTAG
- a CDS encoding thiolase family protein translates to MSSISGKYAVVGVGETKVGKRPEATTNSLHVEAIRLCLEDAGIDASQVDGLLTNQPLTDAHRSYAVRLAHMAGIDPNYATDLALGGATPIAMIQNAVMAIEAGMANYVVCVHARKRATPDPTPGYPIRSGDEHWEQPWGHFSAVANHAFAATRHMHEFGTTSEDLGQIAVSTRKHACMNKNATMQKPMTIEDHQNSRLIVEPLHLFDCSLESDGGAALLVTSMERARDLPKRPVQVLGMGQHHPHSSVMDAPTLTTLGSRKSSEAAYRMAGLSPKDMAFAQFYDCFTITTLITIEDYGFCGKGEGKDFIKDGRIEVGGEIPVNTHGGLLSQAHLEGIMHVTEGVKQLRGNEVEPERQVQGAKAGVISGHGGSLCMHASLVLGVQ, encoded by the coding sequence ATGTCGAGCATCTCGGGCAAATACGCCGTCGTGGGCGTGGGCGAGACCAAGGTGGGCAAGCGGCCCGAAGCCACCACCAACTCACTGCACGTCGAAGCCATCCGCCTGTGCCTGGAGGACGCCGGAATCGACGCGTCCCAAGTGGACGGTCTCCTGACCAACCAGCCGCTGACCGACGCGCACCGGAGCTACGCGGTGCGGCTGGCGCACATGGCGGGCATCGATCCCAATTACGCCACCGACCTGGCGCTCGGGGGCGCCACGCCCATCGCCATGATCCAGAACGCGGTGATGGCCATCGAGGCGGGCATGGCCAACTACGTGGTGTGCGTGCACGCGCGCAAGCGGGCGACGCCGGACCCCACGCCGGGTTATCCCATCCGCAGCGGCGACGAGCACTGGGAGCAGCCCTGGGGCCACTTCTCCGCGGTGGCCAACCACGCGTTCGCGGCCACGCGCCACATGCACGAGTTCGGCACCACCAGCGAGGACCTGGGACAGATCGCCGTGTCCACGCGCAAGCACGCATGCATGAACAAGAACGCCACCATGCAGAAGCCCATGACCATCGAGGACCACCAGAACTCGCGCCTGATCGTGGAACCGCTGCACCTGTTCGATTGCTCGCTGGAGTCGGACGGCGGGGCGGCACTGCTGGTGACCAGCATGGAGCGGGCCCGGGACCTCCCGAAGAGGCCCGTCCAGGTCCTGGGCATGGGGCAGCACCACCCGCACTCCAGCGTCATGGACGCGCCTACCCTGACCACCTTGGGGAGCCGGAAGTCGTCCGAGGCAGCCTACCGCATGGCCGGACTCAGCCCCAAGGACATGGCCTTCGCGCAGTTCTATGATTGCTTCACCATCACCACGCTGATCACCATCGAGGACTACGGCTTTTGCGGCAAGGGCGAGGGCAAGGACTTCATCAAGGACGGGCGCATCGAGGTGGGCGGCGAGATCCCCGTGAACACCCACGGCGGGCTCCTGTCGCAGGCCCATCTCGAGGGCATCATGCACGTCACCGAGGGCGTCAAGCAGTTGCGCGGCAACGAGGTGGAACCGGAGCGCCAAGTGCAGGGCGCGAAGGCGGGCGTCATCAGCGGCCACGGCGGCAGCCTGTGCATGCACGCATCACTCGTACTGGGGGTACAATGA
- a CDS encoding CoA transferase, which produces MSGEALLSGFRVLDLGTAMGAFCGKVLADLGMDVVKVEPPSGDSLRTEPPFAKGQANREGSLRFAYFNSGKRGITLDLSRDTGRKLLLDLVEKADVVIDSHDPGYLDDLGIGYGEMVARRPKLVLVSISGFGQDGPYRDYRSPDLVTNAMGGLLFISGDPSMTPCVPPGGQSHIYTCLYSAFGTLLALWQREDKGLGAHIDASVQASMALHEHVAFTWSSEGRLMKRAGSQHQHVAPANLFPCKDGWISFFATQRHWPIFLDMWEGHPAELDDPELLDNGKRRAAADWLNPMVASFTSRFGKEELSVLLQKHGLPALPVNSPRDFMEDPHIVERGYFGTVSHPVLGDFPQPGVPFLLDGERRGPRPAPMLGQHNGAILGGELGLSEADLGVLAAEGVI; this is translated from the coding sequence ATGAGCGGAGAGGCCCTGCTTTCCGGCTTCCGGGTCCTGGACCTTGGCACCGCCATGGGCGCCTTCTGCGGCAAGGTGCTGGCGGACCTCGGCATGGACGTGGTCAAGGTCGAGCCGCCGTCGGGGGACAGCCTCAGGACCGAGCCGCCGTTCGCCAAGGGCCAAGCCAACCGCGAGGGCAGCCTGCGCTTCGCCTACTTCAACTCCGGCAAGCGCGGCATCACCCTGGACCTGTCCCGCGACACGGGACGCAAGCTCCTGCTCGACCTCGTGGAGAAGGCGGACGTGGTCATCGACAGCCACGACCCCGGTTACCTCGACGATCTGGGAATCGGCTACGGCGAGATGGTGGCGCGCCGCCCCAAACTCGTGCTCGTGTCCATCTCGGGCTTCGGCCAGGACGGTCCCTACCGTGACTACCGCTCGCCCGACCTGGTGACCAACGCCATGGGCGGGCTGCTGTTCATCAGCGGCGATCCGAGCATGACCCCGTGTGTGCCCCCGGGCGGCCAGTCGCACATCTACACCTGTCTCTACTCCGCCTTCGGCACCCTGCTGGCGTTGTGGCAGCGCGAGGACAAGGGGCTGGGCGCGCATATCGACGCCTCGGTGCAGGCCAGCATGGCGCTGCACGAGCACGTGGCCTTCACCTGGTCCTCCGAGGGCCGTCTCATGAAACGCGCCGGCAGCCAGCACCAGCACGTGGCCCCGGCCAACCTGTTCCCGTGCAAGGACGGCTGGATCTCGTTCTTCGCCACCCAGCGGCACTGGCCCATCTTCCTGGACATGTGGGAGGGGCACCCGGCGGAGCTGGACGACCCGGAGCTGCTGGACAACGGCAAGCGGCGGGCGGCCGCGGACTGGCTCAACCCCATGGTGGCGTCGTTCACCTCCCGGTTCGGCAAGGAGGAGCTGTCGGTGCTGCTCCAGAAGCACGGCCTGCCGGCGCTACCGGTGAACTCGCCGCGGGACTTCATGGAAGACCCGCACATCGTCGAGCGCGGCTACTTCGGCACGGTGTCACACCCGGTACTGGGCGATTTCCCGCAGCCGGGCGTGCCCTTTCTGCTGGACGGCGAGCGCCGCGGCCCCCGGCCCGCGCCCATGCTGGGCCAGCACAACGGCGCGATCCTGGGCGGTGAGCTCGGGTTGAGCGAAGCCGACCTCGGCGTGCTGGCGGCGGAGGGAGTCATTTGA
- a CDS encoding Uma2 family endonuclease produces MTRMTGPANASQEALNTLLRDTLPRQGAWNDEGYLWLTDYSRRLIEFTDGYIEELPMPTSTHQAILLFLYELFRDYLRPLGGVAMVSALRMRIREGKFREPDILLLRHRSDSRYQDRYWLGADLVVEVVSPDDPQRDLVEKRADYAEGGIPEYWIVDPRDDTITVLVLKSGAYAEHGVFRRGTVATSPLLEGFTADVAAVFDAPE; encoded by the coding sequence ATGACTCGGATGACCGGACCCGCCAACGCCTCCCAGGAAGCGCTGAACACCTTGTTGCGCGATACCCTGCCGCGCCAGGGCGCCTGGAATGACGAGGGCTACTTGTGGCTCACGGACTACAGTCGGCGGTTGATCGAGTTCACGGACGGCTACATCGAGGAATTGCCCATGCCCACGTCCACGCACCAAGCCATCCTCTTGTTCCTCTATGAACTGTTCCGCGACTACCTCAGGCCGCTAGGCGGCGTCGCGATGGTGTCCGCGCTGCGCATGCGTATCCGCGAAGGCAAGTTCCGGGAACCGGACATCCTGCTTCTGCGCCACCGCTCCGATTCGCGCTACCAGGACCGCTACTGGTTGGGTGCGGATCTGGTGGTCGAGGTCGTGAGCCCCGACGACCCGCAACGCGATTTGGTGGAGAAGCGTGCCGACTACGCCGAGGGCGGCATCCCCGAGTACTGGATCGTGGATCCCCGCGACGACACCATTACGGTGCTGGTGCTCAAGAGCGGCGCTTATGCCGAGCACGGTGTGTTCCGTCGCGGAACCGTCGCCACCTCGCCACTGCTGGAAGGATTCACAGCCGATGTGGCCGCGGTGTTCGATGCCCCGGAGTAG